A section of the Cololabis saira isolate AMF1-May2022 chromosome 6, fColSai1.1, whole genome shotgun sequence genome encodes:
- the klhl41a gene encoding kelch-like protein 41a, protein MDPQGLREDLHLFQSTLLQDGLRELLNENKLIDCILKVGDRSIPCHRLILSACSPYFRELFFTEDGKELDKKEFSLEDLDPNIMEAIVTYMYSADIDINDNNVQEILALANRLQIPSVFTVCVNYLQKKLTMKSCLAIYRLGLMLNCPRLAMAARDYIADRFETIAKEDEFLDLAPPELFAIIGADALNVEKEEVVFESLMRWIKKDKDKRAKSLEDAFEYIRFRLLPEKYFKEKVEKEELIKGNPELVKKTKDIKDAFAGKLPEKKKGEGEAEGEEGKLPGYLNDNRRYGMYTKEMIVMLNDTAAVAYEAQDNECFLTAMAEQIPRNHVSLATRKNNLYVLGGLFMDEEDKDSPLQCYFYQLDSLAAEWIALPPMPSPRCLFGMGEFDNLLFAIAGKDLQSNESHDTVMCYDTEKMKWSETKKLPLKIHGHCAVSENGLVYSIGGKTDDNKATNKMFAYNHKKSEWKEVAAMKMPRSMFGAVIHKGKIIVAGGVNEDGLTGACEAYDFGTNKWSPFTDFPQERSSMNLVSVGGLLYAVGGFAVLENENKECAPTEVIDIWQYEDDKKQWSGMIREMRYAAGSSCVSMRLNAAKMPKL, encoded by the exons ATGGATCCTCAAGGTCTGAGAGAAGATCTCCATCTGTTTCAGAGCACGTTGCTGCAGGACGGACTCCGAGAGCTTCTGAATGAGAATAAGTTAATTGACTGCATACTAAAGGTTGGAGACAGAAGCATCCCTTGCCATCGGCTCATTCTGTCAGCATGCAGTCCATATTTCCGGGAGCTCTTCTTCACAGAGGATGGCAAGGAGTTAGATAAGAAAGAGTTTTCTCTGGAGGATCTTGACCCTAATATTATGGAGGCGATTGTGACTTATATGTACTCAGCTGACATTGACATCAATGACAACAACGTACAGGAGATTTTGGCTCTTGCTAATCGCCTCCAGATTCCTTCAGTGTTCACAGTTTGTGTGAATTATCTCCAGAAGAAACTGACCATGAAAAGCTGCCTTGCCATCTACAGGCTGGGTCTGATGCTGAACTGTCCGAGACTGGCCATGGCAGCCAGAGATTACATCGCAGATCGCTTCGAGACCATAGCTAAGGAGGATGAGTTCTTAGACCTGGCTCCACCAGAACTCTTTGCCATCATCGGAGCTGACGCGTTGAACGTTGAAAAGGAAGAGGTCGTGTTTGAGTCTCTCATGAGGTGGATCAAAAAAGACAAGGACAAACGTGCTAAATCCTTGGAAGACGCCTTCGAGTACATTCGCTTCCGTCTGCTTCCAGAGAAGTATTTTAAGGAGAAAGTGGAGAAAGAAGAGCTTATTAAGGGAAATCCTGAGCTCGTCAAAAAGACGAAGGACATCAAGGATGCGTTTGCCGGGAAGTTGCCTGAAAAGAAGAAGGGGGAAGGTGAAGCGGAAGGAGAGGAGGGAAAGCTACCTGGTTACCTGAACGATAACCGCAGATATGGCATGTACACCAAGGAAATGATTGTCATGCTAAACGACACTGCTGCTGTGGCCTACGAAGCACAAGACAACGAATGTTTTCTCACAGCCATGGCTGAGCAAATCCCCCGAAACCATGTCAGTCTGGCAACAAGGAAGAACAATCTGTATGTGTTGGGAGGACTGTTTATGGATGAAGAAGACAAAGACAGCCCACTGCAGTGTTACTTCTACCAG TTGGACAGTCTTGCTGCTGAATGGATTGCTCTGCCACCCATGCCTTCCCCGAGGTGTCTCTTTGGTATGGGTGAATTTGACAATCTCCTCTTTGCCATAGCAGGGAAAGATTTACAGTCCAATGAGTCTCATGACACCGTCATGTGCTACGACACAGA AAAAATGAAGTGGTCGGAAACCAAAAAGTTACCTCTGAAAATCCATGGCCACTGTGCGGTTTCAGAGAATGGGCTGGTTTACAGTATTGGAGGAAAAACAGACGACAA TAAAGCAACCAACAAGATGTTTGCATACAACCACAAGAAGTCAGAGTGGAAGGAGGTTGCAGCCATGAAGATGCCTAGATCCATGTTTGGAGCAGTTATTCACAAAGGGAAGATAATCGTTGCCGGAGGAGTCAATGAGGACGGCCTGACGGGTGCTTGCGAAGCGTATGACTTTGGAACCAACAA GTGGTCGCCTTTTACAGACTTTCCCCAGGAGAGGAGTTCAATGAATTTGGTCAGCGTTGGAGGGCTTCTATATGCCGTAGGAGGCTTTGCTGTGTTGGAGAATGAGAACAAAGAGTGCGCTCCTACTGAAGTCATTGACATTTGGCa GTACGAAGACGACAAAAAACAGTGGTCCGGTATGATCAGAGAGATGCGCTATGCAGCCGGATCTTCCTGTGTCTCAATGCGCCTAAATGCAGCCAAAATGCCCAAACTGTAA
- the bbs5 gene encoding Bardet-Biedl syndrome 5 protein homolog, whose translation MSSALDALWEDRDVRFDITAQQMKTRPGEALIDCLDSIEDTKGNNGDRGRLLVTNLRIIWHSVALPRVNLSVGYNSVINITTRAANSKLRGQTEALYILTKSNNTRFEFIFTNLVPGSPRLFTSVIAVHRAYETSKMYRDLKLRAALIQNKQLRLLPREQVYDKINGVWNLSSDQGNLGTFFITNVRIVWHANMNESFNVSIPYLQIWSIRIRDSKFGLALVIESSRQSGGYVLGFKIDPVDKLQDALKEINSLHKVYSANPIFGVDYEMEEKPQPLEELTVEQLPDDVEIEPDEQTDAFTAYFADGIKQQDREPVFSEELGLAIEKLKDGFTLQGLWEVMS comes from the exons ATGTCGTCTGCTTTAGATGCTCTTTGGGAGGACAGAGACGTCAGATTCGACATAACAGCCCA gCAAATGAAAACCCGTCCAGGAGAGGCGCTGATAGACTGCCTGGACTCCATTGAAGACACGAAGGGAAACAATGGAGATCGAG GACGACTCCTGGTGACAAACCTGAGGATCATTTGGCATTCTGTGGCTCTGCCAAGAGTCAACTTGT CTGTGGGTTACAACTCGGTTATTAACATCACAACAAGAGCAGCGAACTCT AAACTGAGAGGCCAAACTGAAGCTCTCTACATTTTAACAAAGTCCAACAACACAAGATTTGAGTTCATCTTTACAAATCTGGTTCCGGGAAGTCCAAGACTCTTTACCTCTGTGATAGCTGTACACAG GGCTTATGAGACTTCTAAGATGTACCGGGACCTGAAACTGCGAGCTGCTCTTATTCAAAACAAGCAGCTTAGACTCTTGCCACGGGAGCAAGTGTATGATAAAATCAATGGTGTTTGGAATTTATCCAGTGATCAG GGTAACCTTGGAACCTTCTTTATCACCAACGTCAGGATTGTGTGGCACGCCAATATGAACGAAAGCTTTAATGTCAGCATTCCTTACCTCCAGATT TGGTCAATCAGAATAAGAGACTCAAAGTTTGGCCTCGCTTTGGTCATAGAAAGTTCAAGACAG AGCGGAGGATATGTGCTTGGGTTTAAGATTGATCCAGTGGATAAGCTTCAAGATGCACTCAAAGAAATCAATTCCTTGCATAAAGTGTATTCTGCCAATCCAATCTTTGGAGTGGACTATGAAATGGAGGAAAAG CCTCAGCCGTTGGAAGAACTCACAGTGGAACAACTTCCTGATGATGTGGAAATTGAGCCTGACGAACAGACTGATGCTTTCACT GCATACTTTGCTGATGGCATCAAG CAACAAGACCGCGAACCAGTTTTCTCTGAGGAACTTGGTCTTGCCATCGAAAAGCTGAAGGATGGGTTTACGCTTCAGGGGCTGTGGGAAGTCATGAGCTGA
- the fastkd1 gene encoding FAST kinase domain-containing protein 1, mitochondrial: MMFRLRSIKPCLRRLLHGTMVNRDQILERLQVCSIEDQLFDVVGKNTAKLTVDHVSCAVNLLWQFQKERPEVLRTVDLIKTHPQFLTLRVLAENKIALMDDLMLVDMLYIFLRLNVEHHDSLVQQMVSEAWLRIDRLPMSSLSKFSVCLNDQHLQHSPLMGQVTSIMDQKLSSIDDARILTALMISVSSLVSPRLRDALISRSDNLLHTVDPSNFNIPRKMVQFLRNIKYIHRPLLEKCNEIFLRNIPRMNAENISIVLGLYQSLQFNNCDFKLAAKQKLTELIDTCTDPFSFTKLFVALAPMASPESRERLENMALLLVDEFSAHQALAIAEALEEIQSRNLSLLSKIASVIKKNLHVYKSVEVVRITQALLLLQHQNPELFTKLRSTVLNFLQQSFYPYEVTMLIRVLSTLPSPRLDEGIISRVDAVVEQCSLAELNTLSFAVAKWLRNDQSYRHNTTSKYVRLLQTLSRCGHDRLHTADRLDLLLEELKFISGEWFEEMLLEETMITLKRMVDQISWANAPELAFFLTRTNHRCPPLMDKIASVAIADIDKIHYSATYATLLPFSVLNYDPVQADELYETCIKRFTPHISSFDPHLLVLFAYSMAVADQFPEELIREIFSIDFLGKLDSQLETLPDALNMRTRLRLMELNRAVCLECPELLVPWFHDQYCQQLQRKGNGAISPVQQQIHKMLGEVLGGINFVQVAVTTPYFYNVDFECKLDKHLQPLPYTEPSTLQISDRGKVYWNSTTLENIRDELLPGAQRVAVDFLDSKFFCKNSHHLKGETLMRKRHLEILGYRVVQIPHFEWNSMELSTQDAWKEYLKKKILG; this comes from the exons ATGATGTTTCGGCTTCGATCCATAAAGCCCTGCCTCCGGAGGCTCCTTCATGGGACCATGGTCAACAGAGATCAGATCCTGGAGCGGCTGCAGGTCTGCTCCATTGAAGACCAGCTGTTTGATGTGGTGGGCAAGAACACAGCAAAACTTACAGTGGACCACGTGAGCTGTGCTGTGAACTTGCTGTGGCAGTTTCAGAAAGAGAGACCTGAAGTGCTCAGGACTGTCGACCTCATCAAGACTCACCCGCAGTTCTTGACTCTTCGGGTTTTGGCAGAGAACAAAATTGCTCTTATGGATGATTTAATGCTGGTCGACATGCTTTACATTTTCCTCAG GCTGAATGTAGAACATCACGACTCTCTTGTGCAGCAGATGGTTTCTGAAGCTTGGCTAAGAATAGACAG ACTTCCAATGTCATCCCTATCCAAGTTTTCTGTGTGTTTGAACGACCAGCACCTTCAACACAGTCCTCTAATGGGTCAGGTCACCAGCATTATGGATCAGAAGTTGTCATCTATTGATGATGCCAG gatccTAACTGCTTTGATGATTAGCGTGTCGTCACTCGTGTCTCCTCGGCTACGGGACGCTCTCATAAGCAGATCAGATAATCTCCTGCACACTGTGGATCCCTCAAATTTTAACATCCCACGGAAGATGGTGCAGTTCCTGCGGAACATCAAGTACATTCACCGACCCCTGCTGGAGAAGTGCAACGAGATCTTTTTGCGCAACATTCCCAGAATGAATGCAGAGAATATCAGCATCGTCCTGGGTCTGTATCAGTCCCTCCAGTTCAACAACTGTGACTTCAAGCTGGCTGCTAAGCAGAAGTTGACTGAACTGATTGACACATGCACTGATCCTTTCTCTTTCACTAAATTGTTTGTTGCGCTGGCTCCCATGGCCAGTCCGGAGAGCAGAGAGAG GTTGGAGAACATGGCCCTCCTGCTGGTAGATGAGTTTAGTGCCCACCAGGCTCTGGCTATAGCTGAAGCATTGGAAGAGATCCAGAGCAGAAACCTCAGCTTGCTGAGCAA AATTGCATCGGTAATCAAAAAGAACCTTCATGTCTACAAGTCCGTGGAGGTGGTCAGGATCACTCAGGCGCTATTGTTGTTGCAGCATCAGAACCCAGAGCTCTTTACAAAATTAAGGAGCACTGTGCTCAA CTTTTTGCAGCAGAGTTTCTACCCCTATGAGGTGACCATGCTGATTCGAGTGCTGTCCACGCTGCCCTCCCCGCGCCTGGACGAGGGCATCATCTCGCGGGTGGACGCGGTCGTAGAGCAGTGCAGCCTCGCTGAGCTCAACACCCTTTCATTTGCTGTTGCCAAGTGGCTGCGGAATGACCAGTCCTACCGCCACAACACCACCAGCAAGTACGTGCGGCTGCTTCAGACGCTGAGTCGCTGCGGCCATGACAGGCTGCACACGGCTGACCGGCTGGACTTGTTGCTAGAGGAGCTCAAGTTCATCTCGGGGGAGTGGTTTGAGGAGATGCTGCTCGAGGAGACCATGATTACGCTGAAAAGGATGGTCGACCAGATCAGCTGGGCCAATGCACCCGAGTTGGCCTTCTTCCTGACCAGGACAAATCATCGCTGCCCTCCGCTGATGGACAAAATTGCCAGTGTGGCAATTGCAGACATTGACAAG ATTCACTACTCTGCAACATATGCCACCTTGCTGCCCTTTTCTGTCCTGAACTATGATCCTGTGCAGGCAGACGAGCTGTATGAGACTTGTATTAAGCGCTTCACTCCTCATATCA GCTCCTTTGACCCACATCTTCTAGTCCTCTTTGCGTACTCCATGGCAGTAGCGGACCAATTTCCTGAAGAGCTAATTAGGGAAATTTTCAGCATAGATTTTCTGGGAAAGCTGGACTCCCAATTGGAAA CACTACCCGATGCCCTCAACATGCGAACGCGGCTCCGCCTGATGGAGCTCAATCGTGCCGTGTGTCTCGAGTGTCCCGAGCTCCTGGTGCCGTGGTTTCATGACCAGTACTGCCAGCAGCTGCAAAGAAAAG ggaATGGAGCAATCAGTCCAGTGCAACAGCAGATCCACAAAATGCTTGGCGAAGTTCTTGGTGGCATTAACTTTGTCCAAGTAGCAGTTACCACTCCATATTTCTACAACGTAG actttgAATGTAAATTGGACAAACACTTGCAGCCGCTGCCCTACACCGAGCCGAGCACCCTGCAGATCTCGGACAGAGGAAAGGTTTACTGGAACTCAACAACACTGGAAAACATCCGGGACGAGCTGCTGCCTGGAGCTCAGCG TGTTGCTGTGGACTTCCTTGATTCGAAGTTCTTCTGCAAAAATTCTCATCATTTGAAAGGTGAAACTTTAATGAGAAAGAGGCACCTGGAAATTCTCGGATATCGCGTTGTTCAG ATCCCTCACTTTGAATGGAACTCTATGGAACTTTCAACACAAGACGCTTGGAAGGAATATCTGAAGAAGAAAATACTCGGATAG